The Candidatus Kaelpia aquatica sequence ACTTTACTGTTCCTTTCATACTGGTAATACCTCCTTTTTTAAATTTGTAGTCGATTGAAAGACATAAAAAAAACGCAAGGGAGAAATAATACTCACCTTGCGGACTGATATCTTACTCTCCTTCATCGCTACAGTTAAGAATTCTATAGTATTAGTCATAGTTAGTCAAGAGAATAAATCAGTATCCATAATTCTTGACACTGCTCTAAGGTTATCTCTAATTTTGACGATATGCCGATATAAATTGTCGGGTATAATATTTATGCAGTTGCTTATTCTTACCGCGAAGGAGATATAGGCGTAAGCATCGGGCCTCGTTAAGATGAGCCTGTATCTGTACTTTATTCCGCTTTATTTTTAATATGACATTTTGATTTCATATGTTTTTATAAATGTTATGTTATAATAAACAAGATATGCATGAAAAAATAAGTGGAATCTTAAGGGCAGAGTGTCATCATGCAGGATGAACCAGGATAAAAGGAGGAGATATTGGCGAAAGATAATTATTCATATCAAAAGTACCAAAAAGAATTGGCAAAGAAAAAGAAGAAAGCGGAAAAGAAGCAAAGTAAATTGGATAAAAAAAATATTCAGGATAAAGCAGATTTAGAGCAGGATACGAATTAAAGGTTGAAGTATTTACCGAAACTAAGAGGGAGTCGATATGGGGTATCGGCAAGGTAGTGGTGGTGGATACGTTGGATCAACACAGTGATTCATGTAGAATGCAATAAGCAATGCGAAACTCTTTTAAGTCCAAGAGATGGGCTGAAGATGCCAGTTTACTTATATCAGCAAGAAGCATTAGAGCGTTTTTTGTGAATAGAGTGGCCCGGCCCTTTTCCTATAGTTCTTCCTAAAGATTTAACTCTACCTTCAACGCAGAGTGAGCAATCAGCCACAGACTCGTCGACGCAGGGTTTTTTAGGATATAACAGGTAGTCTTTTCTATATTCTTGAGGAGTACTATTAGGCATAAAAACATTACAGCCCATCTGCAAAAGAAGGTTCCTTCCTTCAGGATTTACAGCATCATAGGCAGTTGTTGCCGGGATATGGGCATCTTTGTTTAATAATCTTAAAATGGCGATAGTCTTTAAATATATCTCATTTTTAAAGGGGTTTAGAGTTTTACTGAAAGGAGTTTTATTATGCGGTATAAAAGGCCCAACTCCAATCATGTCTAAATCCAGATTACTGCAAAAAAGGATATCTTTAGCTAGATCACTCATCTCTTCGTTCGGCAGTCCAATAAGAAAGCCTGAACCAGTCTGTATGCCTATACTTTTTAAGATCTCAATGCACATAATTCTAGTATCTAAATCATCATCTGGGTGGCATTGTTTAAATAGTTTTCTATTAGATGTCTCAAATCTGATTAAGTACCTATCCATGCCCTTTCTCTGCCAGTAGAGATAGGTTTCTCTGTCTCGTTCACCCACAGAAATAGTAATTGCTAAACTGGTCTCTTTTTTTATGTTTTCTATCAGGGCTCCTAGTTTTTCTTTGGTGTAAAAAAAGTCTTCGCCTGACTGCAGGACAACTGTTGTCTGGCCGAATTTTTCAATTTGTTTGCAGGTTTGAATTATTTCTTCATCCGCCATGCGGTAACGCCTAACATTTTTATTAGATTGCTGAATGCCGCAATAATAACAATCTTTTTTGCAGAAGTTTGAAAACTCAATGATCCCCCTTAAGAAGATTTCATCGCCCATGTATTGTCTGCGGATATTGTCTGCTTTATTATAAAGGGACTTAAGATCTTTATCTTTGGTTAAAAGCAAATAGATAATTTCATCTTCAGTTAGCTGGATATTCTTATCTGTATTTTTAAAAATATTTTCTAGTTCCATAATTATTTCTTAAAATTATAAAAAACATCGTACCTTAAATTTTTATCTAACGCAATATGATACAAAAAGTGAATATGAAAGCTGAAATATTTAAAACAAGTAAGATTTGTATTGTTTATTGATATTTCGGGTCTTATTTTGTATTGCTCTTATATCACTAGAAAACGTTGAACTTTTGCGGTTTGGTATGTACAATAGGTATGTTTTAAAAATTATTATTTAAGTAGATCGTTTCAAATCAGGAGGAAGAGATGAGCAGAGACAGCGTTATTAATGAAAAAAAATTAGATATTGAAGTACAGAAAAAATTTATTCCTTATCTTAAAACGATCTCTGAAATTCATGGGGATAATTTGATCTCTGTGTTTATATATGGTTCTGCTGCAGGGGGAGACTATATCCCTAAAGTCTCTGATATTAATTCAGTTTTTATATTCAAAGATCTTAAGTTTTCGATATTTAAAAGTAGTTTGAATACGATTTCTAAAGGAATTTTTAAAAAAATAGCTGCGCCTTTATTTCTGACCAAAGAGTATATCAACTCTTCTTTAGACGTTTTCCCGATAGAATTTCTGGATATGAAGGAAAATCATGTTCTCTTATATGGTGAGGATGTTCTCTCTGAGTTAGAGATTAAAGGTGAGCATATCCGTCTTTTCTGTGAACAACAAATTAAAGGGAAGTTAATTAGAATTCGTCAGGCATATTTAGAGGTAGGTCTTAAGACAAAAGGCCTAGAGGTCTTATTGAAAGAGTCTCTTAATTCACTGATTCCTATTTTTAGGAATTTAATTCGATTAAGAGAAGAGCAGCCTCCAATTGAAAAAATGGATGTTATTGGTAAGTTTTGTCAAATATTTGGGCTCGATGAGAATGTATTTTTACCAATTTATAAAGATTCTACAAATGATGAAAAGATAGCCAAGCAGGATGTGGTTGTTTTCTTGGAAAAGTATTTAAATCAGATTGAAAAATTAGCAGATATAATAGATAAGTTATAATAAGGAGTATGAATAAAATTTCTAAGTACGTTTTAGTTCTAATTCTCTTTTGCCTATTGTTTTCTTCTGTATTATTTGCAAGAGATGTGATATCTATCCCGCCTCGTGGCCAGGGCTATGTAAATGATTTTGCAGGACTGTTGAACTATTCTGATAAAGCTACTATAACCAAGTTCGCTGCTGAGTTGGAGAGAGAGACCACAGCGCAGATAGCTATTGTAACTGTTAAAACAGCTCAACCTGAGACCGTACAAGGGTTTTCTGTAAGACTCTTTGATCAATGGAAGATTGGGCAGAAAGGTAAGGATAACGGAGTACTGCTCTTAGTGGCAGTTAATGACCGCAAGGCATGGATTACAACAGGTTATGGTGTTGAGGGTGCAATCCCGGATCTGGTTGCCAATAAAATTGTTCGGGATCTGATTATTCCTTATTTCAAGCGTGGGCAATATTCTGAAGGTATCATGAGAGGTTCGGTAGCTATTATTAGTCTCATTGCCAAAGAATATGATGCTGAGATAACTGGGCAGGAGGCGCAGGTTTATCAAACAGTACATAGTAAGAGAAGCGGCTTAA is a genomic window containing:
- a CDS encoding TPM domain-containing protein, with amino-acid sequence MNKISKYVLVLILFCLLFSSVLFARDVISIPPRGQGYVNDFAGLLNYSDKATITKFAAELERETTAQIAIVTVKTAQPETVQGFSVRLFDQWKIGQKGKDNGVLLLVAVNDRKAWITTGYGVEGAIPDLVANKIVRDLIIPYFKRGQYSEGIMRGSVAIISLIAKEYDAEITGQEAQVYQTVHSKRSGLRVIFTILFFLFIISMRSGLLGYFLLGSMIGGRRRGGFWHGSGLGSSGGGFGGGFGGFGGGMTGGGGGGGGW
- the hydE gene encoding [FeFe] hydrogenase H-cluster radical SAM maturase HydE; protein product: MELENIFKNTDKNIQLTEDEIIYLLLTKDKDLKSLYNKADNIRRQYMGDEIFLRGIIEFSNFCKKDCYYCGIQQSNKNVRRYRMADEEIIQTCKQIEKFGQTTVVLQSGEDFFYTKEKLGALIENIKKETSLAITISVGERDRETYLYWQRKGMDRYLIRFETSNRKLFKQCHPDDDLDTRIMCIEILKSIGIQTGSGFLIGLPNEEMSDLAKDILFCSNLDLDMIGVGPFIPHNKTPFSKTLNPFKNEIYLKTIAILRLLNKDAHIPATTAYDAVNPEGRNLLLQMGCNVFMPNSTPQEYRKDYLLYPKKPCVDESVADCSLCVEGRVKSLGRTIGKGPGHSIHKKRSNASC